Proteins from a genomic interval of Prochlorothrix hollandica PCC 9006 = CALU 1027:
- a CDS encoding glycosyltransferase family 4 protein, translating into MQENTEINTYMPLLNKRVTILLPGNTIFGQERALVALGELIRDCGGNVDFIIHKQWGIGEISNYLENKKFAWEVYPFGTLWMKNRPKVIFFNLISLFICSCKFLSFKIKRKPDLLICGNYTFTWYILPAIFVTRQKLLFRFGDVLPSHNIVLKLLNKLILLCSSEVVSNCCYLSNCISQEFNIDKPLVIYNKSALEKKLSHKQVANKKTKNLLDTIKILYVGQISEHKGVDILLNAVTRILESQKYNIELYLVGKPSGVDKEQINSLSLKINDTCKLFPEKVHWIRDSNDPVSYYESSDIHVCPSLWAEPSPNVVFEAKSFALPSVIFPVGGLPELVEHMVDGFICKSTSEMGLIEGISYFLENPNQRNNCSKMALLSSENKFSASSYRHSWLRCLQTILA; encoded by the coding sequence ATGCAAGAAAATACAGAAATAAATACTTATATGCCTTTACTAAATAAGAGGGTAACTATCTTATTGCCTGGCAATACTATTTTCGGTCAGGAGCGCGCATTAGTTGCATTGGGAGAGCTAATTCGTGATTGCGGAGGAAATGTCGATTTTATAATTCACAAACAATGGGGCATTGGAGAAATATCTAACTATCTCGAAAATAAAAAATTCGCTTGGGAAGTTTATCCTTTCGGAACTTTGTGGATGAAAAATAGACCTAAGGTTATTTTTTTTAATCTTATCTCATTATTTATATGTTCCTGTAAGTTTTTATCTTTTAAGATTAAGAGGAAACCTGATTTATTGATTTGTGGTAACTACACATTTACTTGGTATATATTACCAGCGATTTTTGTAACACGACAGAAATTATTGTTTAGATTTGGTGATGTACTACCATCACATAATATAGTTCTAAAGCTATTGAATAAATTAATTCTTTTGTGTTCATCAGAAGTAGTATCAAATTGTTGTTATTTGTCAAACTGTATATCTCAGGAATTTAATATTGATAAACCCTTAGTTATATACAATAAATCTGCGCTCGAAAAAAAACTGAGTCATAAGCAGGTTGCCAACAAAAAAACAAAAAACCTACTCGATACTATAAAAATCTTATATGTTGGTCAAATCTCGGAGCATAAGGGCGTAGATATTTTACTTAACGCTGTTACTAGAATCCTTGAAAGCCAAAAGTATAACATCGAGTTATATTTGGTAGGTAAACCCTCTGGTGTAGATAAAGAGCAGATAAACAGTTTATCATTAAAAATAAATGATACTTGCAAATTATTTCCCGAAAAAGTTCATTGGATACGTGACTCAAATGACCCTGTAAGCTACTATGAATCTAGCGATATTCATGTCTGCCCATCGCTTTGGGCAGAGCCTTCGCCAAACGTGGTATTTGAAGCTAAGTCTTTTGCGTTGCCATCTGTGATTTTTCCAGTTGGAGGATTGCCTGAACTAGTAGAACACATGGTTGATGGTTTTATATGTAAATCAACATCAGAAATGGGGTTGATTGAGGGAATCAGTTACTTTCTTGAAAACCCAAATCAAAGAAATAACTGTTCAAAAATGGCTCTGCTTTCTTCGGAAAATAAGTTTTCAGCGTCTTCTTACCGCCATTCTTGGTTAAGATGCTTGCAAACTATTCTTGCATAA